One Zeugodacus cucurbitae isolate PBARC_wt_2022May chromosome 3, idZeuCucr1.2, whole genome shotgun sequence genomic region harbors:
- the LOC105219911 gene encoding MPN domain-containing protein CG4751 isoform X4, whose product MNRNLPHDGNMLIKAVSFISMGKVQPFLVTFSSSALLLADFHCHLTMYEVCGYFGGHWDINTHTLTITKAYPCRNIQTAAKEETDIKNMIVCDQLLLVGWYHSHPKFQAEPSLRDCDSQLEFQIRMRGSSDVTYTPCVSTIISPYYDENPSLESIIKSIWVMPPNETKQILEYGRPMLMQCSVQLDKETPAYVHSELQACAAYYARSRNELIKFNSIFNEGVTFLEKLKHTLYSKFPEKEDKTIFWNWICEILGCAHEDNFIPPNTMKVVGKEGYQAFSVAYNTELSQNEFRKDIYDSKFVELEKNDLDRKGGEIKVMSLQEQLCLPSGLNMNPVRTFAPLAPSGSSNVPSITTKNTNILPYQISTSSAVTTISSEILSPLSTIGTPLPTGSFTEINLHDSPITVPSCSASPVKSELPILGSPSPTKSETSLYSQLSNSATLHSSRNQNISSNYETQNAPQTQSAEVQSATNDLVNASLAKLADQLAPNFIPTDLTNIFQQHSTDKSNGCSNIDQILSEKRGELKDNSCETTVSGYSKNFNASRSLDVQNLEIVGNSKTKAEPSRLSSPSLFSSNNTSLYKTKLMKELDNIKNDPLKMNELIRSPEYAALLLHQAEALGATTLGTLGLGPDLNFLTGNTLGSKPNQTQTADYNNLAQVSKFLGYESCLQLAKADDFSSFIQQQMGAVAAAALVNVSLSSKNQKQSESPVQTDYGSLLQTYSKLIENENNFRGGSVGGKINNPHNELSALLSAGTDTDMASFDSKLKSKDNSSQIQQKQGENQNQTENSFFYHQNKAASHLSSLFASSTQTPNLSSSNKLCNKTNATNISAIAEPSSFFNTFSHEKMQEYAFFQQQHLKQDANFFLSPAAMLKIQKDSLSAMMMKPPKSTSSSAPTISRSRESSTSPALGSKSSVNSGKYNYSAIDLAVSSIQSNTSAPIPVEASNMISQRRPSNTPPVDLSRLYSEGQSPSVIGSLKKRMEFSSIAELAAPPPAKISKELN is encoded by the exons TGATGGCAATATGTTAATAAAAGCAGTTTCGTTTATATCAATGGGCAAAGTACAACCGTTTTTAGTTACATTTAGTTCCTCGGCTTTGCTGCTGGCAGATTTCCACTGTCATTTAACTATGTATGAAGTTTGCGGCTATTTTGGAGGTCACTGGGACATAAACACGCACA CTTTGACTATAACAAAAGCATATCCTTGCCGAAATATTCAAACAGCAGCTAAAGAAGAAactgatataaaaaatatgatagtaTGTGATCAACTATTACTTGTTGGGTGGTATCACTCCCATCCGAAATTTCAAGCGGAACCTTCATTGCGAGATTGCGATTCCCAGTTGGAATTTCAAATTCGAATGCGCGGGTCTTCAGATGTTACGTACACTCCATGTGTGTCAACAATAATTT cTCCATACTATGATGAAAATCCAAGCTTGGAATCCATAATAAAATCTATTTGGGTTATGCCGCCGAATGAGACCAAACAAATTTTGGAATATGGACGGCCGATGTTAATGCAATGTTCTGTCCAATTGGATAAGGAAACACCAGCATATGTACATTCTGAACTGCAAGCCTGTGCAGCCTACTATGCAAGGTCACGCAATGAACTGATTAAATTTAACAGTATTTTTAATGAAGGCGTTACTTTTTTAGAAAAGTTAAAACACacattatattcaaaatttcctGAAAAAGAggataaaacaatattttggaactggatttgtgaaattttaggTTGTGCTCATGAAGACAATTTTATTCCTCCAAACACAATGAAAGTTGTTGGCAAGGAGGGCTATCAAGCATTTTCTGTAGCATATAATACTGAGTTATCTCAAAATGAATTCAGAAAAGATATATATGATTCCAAGTTTGTTGAACTAGAAAAAAATGATCTTGATAGAAAGGGTGGTGAAATAAAAGTTATGTCACTGCAGGAGCAACTCTGTTTACCATCTGGATTAAACATGAATCCAGTTCGTACATTTGCACCCTTGGCACCGTCAGGATCTAGTAATGTACCATCGATAACgactaaaaatacaaacattttacCTTACCAAATATCTACAAGTTCTGCCGTTACAACTATAAGTTCAGAAATACTATCGCCGTTGTCGACAATTGGAACTCCTTTACCAACTGGGTCTTTTACGGAAATAAATTTGCATGACAGTCCAATCACGGTTCCCTCATGCTCAGCAAGTCCAGTAAAATCAGAATTACCTATATTAGGGTCACCTTCACCAACGAAATCTGAAACATCACTTTATTCTCAGCTTTCTAATAGTGCAACGTTACACAGTTCCAGAAATCAAAATATCTCATCAAACTACGAGACCCAAAATGCGCCGCAAACACAATCTGCGGAAGTCCAATCGGCAACGAATGATTTGGTCAACGCAAGCTTAGCAAAATTAGCTGATCAGCTAGCACCTAATTTTATACCAACTGATCTGACTAATATTTTTCAACAGCATAGTACAGATAAGAGTAATGGATGTTCTAATATTGATCAAATCCTTTCAGAAAAGAGAGGAGAACTAAAAGATAATTCATGTGAAACAACTGTAAGTGGTTACTCAAAAAACTTTAACGCATCACGTTCGCTGGACGTTCAGAATTTAGAAATTGTAGGAAACTCTAAAACTAAAGCGGAGCCTTCGAGACTTTCTTCGCCTTCACTGTTCTCATCTAATAATACAAGTTTATACAAAACAAAGCTTATGAAAGAATtggataatataaaaaatgatcCCTTAAAAATGAATGAACTTATACGCTCTCCGGAATATGCTGCCCTCCTGTTACATCAGGCTGAAGCACTCGGTGCAACTACTCTCGGAACACTTGGTTTAGGGcctgatttaaattttttaacaggCAATACCCTTGGATCGAAGCCGAATCAAACGCAAACTGCCGACTATAATAATTTGGCACAAGTTTCGAAATTTCTTGGATATGAATCTTGCTTACAACTGGCAAAGGCAGATGATTTCAGTTCTTTTATACAACAGCAAATGGGCGCTGTTGCAGCTGCTGCATTGGTAAATGTATCTCTTtcatcaaaaaaccaaaaacagtcAGAATCTCCAGTTCAAACCGACTATGGTTCACTTTTACAAACATATTCAAaacttattgaaaatgaaaataattttcgtgGCGGCTCCGTTGGAGGAAAGATTAATAACCCACATAATGAATTATCTGCTTTGCTTTCAGCTGGAACCGATACTGACATGGCTTCATTTGATTCCAAACTCAAATCCAAAGACAATTCTTCACAAATCCAACAAAAGCAAGGTGAAAATCAAAATCAGACTGAAAATTCATTTTTCTATCACCAAAATAAGGCTGCTTCTCACTTGAGTTCGCTATTTGCATCTTCTACACAAACACCTAACCTATCGTCTTCTAATAAACTATGCAATAAAACGAATGCCACGAATATATCTGCCATTGCAGAGCCTTCCAGTTTCTTTAATACCTTTTCTCATGAGAAAATGCAAGAGTATGCTTTTTTTCAGCAGCAACATCTTAAGCAAGACGCTAACTTTTTTCTTTCACCAGCTGCTATGTTAAAAATACAGAAAGATTCTCTATCTGCAATGATGATGAAACCACCTAAATCAACCTCATCATCTGCTCCGACAATATCTCGATCACGTGAATCTTCGACCTCTCCAGCGCTGGGCTCAAAAAGTTCTGTTAATAGCGGGAAATATAATTATAGTGCAATAGACTTGGCAGTCTCTAGTATTC